One genomic window of Bactrocera dorsalis isolate Fly_Bdor chromosome 4, ASM2337382v1, whole genome shotgun sequence includes the following:
- the LOC109579348 gene encoding sodium channel protein Nach gives MLKFSTVFYLALKETIIEYLKNTSLSGFHLLHYINGEKYQRIFWSFFLLTGIISATYVTWLNVENILENPIVTTLESNHHRIEKVPYAAVAVCSINKFSRSAVNAFVEEMVNKSGSQFSQQQLLQKMKLFGGLFDTGSVDFEEAAAFQRDFLDKYNISIKETLQKLAPRCEDLIIKCRWAGKLRDCSELFQNSLTANGYCCIYNQIDDVRDISKLKYVEGVGIQNGLTLLLNTSKADLFLKDRSFNGLITQIFSSGQFPDNSIGGPLQEIFIPQSTAIDIQLSVTVQRATSEMRFYNIEQRKCYLFGENVHGGEDQYSTDKCMSLCKVAGMLRFCDCVPYYIPLILNAYNGTTCTLAHLECLHRNRVTLNTYSLIDSGKQGALKNRSLQCSQCLPLCNFYDYGTRHQTILLKKAYLLTENQEFLKLIGRQESDGKSNYTYESLVTLIKQTDDLSIVRIYFDSTYAILFAKRSLYNWLEILSNIGGVIGIFVGCSLISAFELIYFFIVRLTHNIRKYY, from the exons ATGCTAAAATTTAGCACTGTATTTTATCTTGCTCTCAAGGAGAcaataattgaatatttgaaaaataccaGCCTTAGCGGATTTCATTTGTTACACTATATAAATGGCGAAAAATATCAACG aattttttggtCTTTCTTTCTGTTGACCGGTATCATCAGCGCAACATATGTAACGTGGCTAAACGTAGAAAACATATTGGAGAACCCGATTGTGACCACCTTGGAATCTAATCATCATAGAATTGAGAAAGTGCCATATGCGGCAGTGGCCGTTTGCAGTATCAACAAATTTAGCCGAAGCGCTGTAAACGCTTTTGTAGAAGAAAT ggTCAACAAATCCGGTTCGCAATTCTCACAACAACAGTTGTTgcagaaaatgaaattattcgGCGGCTTATTTGATACTGGTTCTGTGGATTTCGAAGAAGCTGCGGCCTTTCAAAGGGATTTTTTAGACAAATATAACATCAGTATTAAGGAAACTTTACAAAAG CTAGCGCCTCGGTGTGAGGATCTAATAATAAAGTGTCGTTGGGCAGGAAAACTTCGAGACTGCAGTGAACTTTTCCAAAACAGTTTAACAGCGAATGGATACTGCTGCATATACAATCAAATTGACGATGTAAGAGATATAAG TAAACTCAAGTACGTAGAAGGTGTCGGTATTCAAAACGGACTCACTTTACTTTTAAATACGTCCAAAGCCGATCTTTTTTTAAAGGATCGCAGCTTTAACGGTTTGATAACGCAAATATTCAGTTCTGGCCAATTCCCCGACAATTCAATTGGCGGTCCTCTTCAGGAAATCTTTATACCACAGTCTACTGCCATTGATATACAATTGAGTGTGACGGTGCAAAGAGCGACAAGTGAAATGAGATTCTacaatattgaacaaagaaagTGTTATCTCTTTGGCGAAAATGTCCACGGAGGTGAAGACCAATATAGTACAGACAAATGTATGTCACTTTGTAAAGTTGCTGGTATGTTACGGTTTTGTGATTGTGTGCCATATTACATACCTTTGATTCTTAATGCATACAATGGTACAACCTGTACACTGGCACATTTGGAATGCTTGCATCGGAATCGAG TTACCTTAAATACGTACAGTCTCATCGACAGTGGCAAACAAGGCGCTCTGAAAAATCGTTCACTTCAATGTTCACAATGTTTGCCACTGTGTAATTTTTATGATTACGGCACGCGACATCAAACGATATTATTAAAGAAAGCGTATCTACTAACAGAAAATCAAGAATTTCTCAAATTAATTGGTAGGCAAGAAAGTGACGGCAAATCTAATTACACGTATGAGTCGTT AGTCACTTTGATAAAACAGACGGATGATCTGAGCATTGTGAGAATCTATTTTGATTCCACGTACGCCATACTATTCGCAAAACGCTCACTCTACAATTGGTTGGAAATATTAT cAAATATTGGTGGAGTCATTGGCATTTTTGTGGGCTGCTCACTTATTAGTGCATTTGAGCTTATCTACTTTTTCATCGTAAGATTGACACATAACATCCGAAAATATTActga
- the LOC105223177 gene encoding lymphokine-activated killer T-cell-originated protein kinase produces the protein MNTPRRETRSMHLQNVQKFSTPLRIPPSPFMKNLGYGTGVNVYKLERSPKCGKVLSPWAVKRISQRIRNNEHASLFNSRIHEEANILRKLSHPNIVGFRGIIKNSDGVETLALECCKTSLGTLLEDRNEDNEGPLPAKYTLKMINDITSALDYLHTEVKLLHGDLKSFNVLVKGDFEICKLCDFGVSLPMDENGLIDFTKNPKLRYVGTNLWSAPEIIDEVEVIDCKADIFSFGLIIYETISLVPPHTLFMGETSDQENSNSSNLADNSCAELEVSEICENACGTRPPLPQAFQLTDEYNIIMEIFYCCTNESAEDRPTAKTIWTMLQNDNVNDKENQTMQ, from the exons atgaatACGCCAAGACGGGAGACACGTAGTATGCATTTGCAAAATGTGCAAAAGTTTAGTACACCATTGCGCATACCACCATCTCCATTTATGAAAAATCTTGGATACGGAACTGGAGTAAATGTTTATAAGTTGGAACGGTCACCTAAATGCGGTAAAGTACTTTCACCTTGGGCTGTGAAGCGAATTTCTCAAAGAATACGTAACAATGAACACGCTTCACTCTTTAATTCACGTATTCATGAAGAAGCGAATATTTTAAG GAAGCTATCTCATCCTAATATTGTTGGTTTTCGTGGTATAATTAAAAACTCAGATGGTGTAGAAACATTAGCACTCGAATGCTGTAAAACCTCATTAGGTACTTTGCTAGAAGATCGCAATGAAGACAATGAGGGTCCATTACCCGCAAAGTATACACTCAAAATGATTAATGATATAACAAGTGCGTTGGATTATTTACATACAGAAGTTAAATTATTGCATGGTGACCTGAAATCGTTTAATGTATTGGTGAAAGGTGATTtcgaaatatgtaaattatgcGATTTCGGTGTAAGCTTGCCAATGGACGAAAATGGATTgattgatttcaccaaaaatccaAAACTACGATATGTTG GTACAAATCTTTGGTCGGCACCCGAAATAATCGATGAAGTAGAAGTCATCGATTGTAAAGCAGATATTTTTAGTTTCGgtttaataatatatgaaacAATTTCGTTAGTGCCACCACATACACTATTTATGGGAGAGACCAGCGACCAAGAAAATTCTAATTCATCAAACTTGGCTGACAATAGTTGTGCAGAACTAGAAGTGTCCGAAATTTGCGAAAATGCTTGTGGTACACGTCCACCACTACCACAGGCATTCCAATTAACGGACGAATACAATATAATTATGgagatattttattgttgtacaaACGAAAGTGCAGAAGATAGACCAACAGCCAAAACCATATGGACAATGTTGCAAAATGATAATGTTAACGACAAAGAGAACCAAACGATGCAATAA